In Sphingopyxis sp. FD7, a single window of DNA contains:
- a CDS encoding Hpt domain-containing protein: MSFDSGPLDRYLSAACGDDPAMAADLRTAFTASARDLADLLRRARCDANWEMAALRLKSLAATFGIVPLIELAEEAIAGAPGDPAVLRAINRVIEEIA, translated from the coding sequence ATGTCGTTCGACAGCGGCCCTCTCGACCGGTATCTGAGCGCCGCGTGCGGCGACGATCCGGCGATGGCGGCGGATCTGCGCACGGCGTTCACCGCCAGCGCGCGCGACCTTGCCGACCTGCTGCGTCGCGCGCGATGCGACGCCAACTGGGAAATGGCGGCGCTTCGCCTCAAAAGCCTGGCGGCCACATTCGGCATCGTCCCGCTCATCGAACTCGCCGAGGAAGCGATAGCGGGCGCGCCGGGCGACCCTGCGGTGCTGCGCGCGATCAACCGCGTCATCGAAGAGATCGCCTGA
- a CDS encoding tetratricopeptide repeat protein: MFKRFRSMPATAMAAVLGCALMTTATPAAAQKKPKKEEAAKGKSLSPSKGFAPALKKMTDATGAKDAAALQAAMTEAQASATSPDDKYLLSFYQLQLGILNKDTALQGQGLDGMLDSGLTPAENLATYNFYSGNFAYGAKNYAKAIQRLEAAKAAGSTEPALSAILMDSYLNAGQVDQGWAIAKAGIDAARAAGAKPSEELYVRPAQAFQKANRTNEMLDVLTMRVEDYPSPATWRNTLYILLQQSGGDKELNLDILRLMRATNAMTQRPEYLEYAALAVEAGYPGEAVAVIRQGQDSGVIPKGDAHFGNILETQTPRAATDAAAVAADAGKPATLNNPKAARSTADVLVGIGQPAKAIPLYEAALKGAPTDTVAQFRLGVAQALAGQGDAAAASFAKVQGSRARLAKLWTVRAKAGAAPTATTAG; the protein is encoded by the coding sequence ATGTTCAAGCGTTTCCGCTCGATGCCCGCAACGGCGATGGCCGCCGTGCTGGGCTGCGCGCTGATGACGACCGCAACCCCCGCCGCGGCCCAGAAGAAACCCAAGAAAGAAGAAGCCGCCAAGGGCAAATCGCTCAGCCCCAGCAAGGGTTTCGCTCCCGCGCTCAAGAAGATGACCGATGCGACCGGCGCCAAGGATGCCGCCGCGTTGCAGGCGGCGATGACCGAGGCGCAGGCGAGCGCGACATCGCCCGACGACAAATATCTGCTGTCCTTCTATCAGCTTCAGCTCGGCATCCTGAACAAGGACACGGCGCTTCAGGGGCAGGGGCTCGACGGAATGCTCGATTCGGGGCTGACCCCGGCGGAGAATCTCGCGACCTATAATTTCTATTCGGGCAATTTCGCTTATGGCGCCAAAAATTACGCCAAGGCGATCCAGCGGCTCGAAGCGGCCAAGGCCGCGGGCTCGACCGAGCCGGCCTTGTCGGCGATCCTGATGGACAGCTATTTGAACGCCGGACAGGTCGACCAGGGATGGGCGATCGCCAAGGCGGGCATCGACGCCGCGCGCGCCGCGGGCGCCAAGCCGTCCGAGGAGCTTTATGTCCGCCCGGCGCAGGCCTTTCAGAAAGCCAATCGGACCAATGAGATGCTCGACGTGCTGACGATGCGGGTCGAGGATTATCCTTCGCCCGCGACGTGGCGCAATACGCTCTATATCCTGTTGCAGCAGTCGGGCGGCGACAAGGAGCTCAACCTCGACATCCTGCGCCTGATGCGCGCGACCAATGCGATGACGCAGCGCCCCGAATATCTGGAGTATGCGGCGCTTGCGGTCGAAGCGGGCTATCCGGGCGAAGCCGTCGCCGTGATCCGCCAGGGACAGGATAGCGGCGTCATTCCCAAGGGCGACGCCCATTTCGGCAATATCCTGGAAACGCAGACGCCGCGTGCGGCCACCGACGCCGCCGCGGTCGCCGCCGACGCGGGTAAGCCCGCGACGCTGAACAATCCCAAGGCCGCGCGTTCGACCGCCGACGTGCTGGTCGGCATCGGCCAGCCGGCCAAGGCCATCCCGCTCTATGAAGCGGCGCTCAAGGGTGCGCCGACCGACACCGTCGCGCAGTTCCGACTGGGCGTCGCACAGGCGCTCGCCGGACAGGGCGACGCTGCCGCGGCCAGCTTTGCCAAAGTGCAAGGCAGCCGCGCGCGGCTGGCAAAGCTGTGGACGGTGCGCGCCAAGGCCGGCGCAGCACCGACCGCGACGACCGCCGGCTGA
- the lipA gene encoding lipoyl synthase, with product MNAPAAPAAPPSQRSRKPDWIRVKAPTSPGYAETRKLMRELNLHTVCEEAACPNIGECWTKKHATVMILGDTCTRACAFCNVKTGMPRPVDLLEPEHTAIAAAKMGLTHIVITSVDRDDLPDGGASQFVKVIEALRRETPQTTIEILTPDFRNKPESAVAAIVDARPDVYNHNLETVPRLYPTIRPGARYYASLRLLESVKRRDPSIFTKSGIMLGLGEERMEVHQVMDDMRSADIDFMTMGQYLQPTPKHARVIDFVTPQAFDAYAQIARAKGFLQVASSPLTRSSYHAGDDFERMRAAREAQLARTRAD from the coding sequence ATGAACGCTCCTGCCGCACCCGCCGCCCCGCCGAGCCAGCGCTCGCGCAAGCCCGACTGGATTCGCGTCAAGGCGCCGACCAGCCCCGGCTATGCCGAAACGCGCAAGCTGATGCGCGAGCTGAACCTGCATACGGTGTGCGAAGAGGCGGCGTGCCCGAACATCGGCGAATGCTGGACCAAAAAGCACGCCACGGTGATGATCCTGGGCGACACCTGCACGCGCGCCTGCGCCTTCTGCAACGTCAAGACGGGGATGCCGCGCCCGGTCGACCTGCTCGAACCCGAACATACCGCGATCGCCGCCGCGAAGATGGGGCTGACGCATATCGTCATCACCTCGGTCGACCGCGACGACCTGCCCGACGGCGGCGCGAGCCAGTTCGTCAAGGTCATCGAGGCGCTGCGCCGCGAAACGCCGCAGACGACGATCGAAATCCTGACGCCCGATTTTCGCAACAAGCCCGAAAGCGCGGTCGCCGCGATCGTCGATGCCCGCCCCGACGTCTATAACCACAATCTCGAAACCGTGCCGCGGCTCTATCCGACCATCCGCCCCGGCGCGCGCTATTATGCCTCGCTGCGCCTGCTCGAAAGCGTCAAGCGGCGCGATCCGTCGATCTTCACCAAGTCGGGCATCATGCTCGGTCTCGGCGAGGAACGGATGGAGGTGCATCAGGTGATGGACGACATGCGCAGCGCCGACATCGATTTCATGACGATGGGCCAATATCTGCAACCGACGCCGAAACATGCCAGGGTGATCGACTTCGTGACGCCGCAGGCGTTCGACGCCTATGCGCAGATCGCGCGCGCCAAGGGCTTTCTGCAGGTCGCCTCGTCGCCGCTGACGCGCTCCAGCTATCACGCGGGCGACGATTTCGAGCGGATGCGCGCGGCGCGCGAGGCGCAACTCGCGCGCACGCGCGCCGACTGA
- the ettA gene encoding energy-dependent translational throttle protein EttA: MAAQYSFVMKGLTKTYPGAQKPTLNNLSLQFYPDAKIGIVGPNGTGKSTLMKIMAGIDKDFAGEAWPGEGITVGYLAQEPQLDPAKTVKENVMDGVRPVADMLDRFNEISALMADPPADADFDALMEEMGSLQEKIDAVDGWTLDNQLEIAMEALRCPPGDWSVENLSGGERRRIALTRLLLEKPSILLLDEPTNHLDAESVAWLEKHLVDYPGNVILVTHDRYFLDNVVNWILELDRGRYFVYEGNYSTYLEKKGKRLEQEAREDAGRQKAIRDELEWIRQSPKARQAKSKARIKSFDQLVEAQENRAPGKAQIVIQVPERLGGKVIEVNNISKAYGDKLLFEDLSFTLPPGGIVGVIGPNGAGKSTLFKLITGQEQPDSGSITIGDTVRLGYVDQSRDALDPNKNVWEEISGGHDMMSIGKHEMQTRAYVGAFNFKGTDQQKKVGQLSGGERNRVHMAKMLKQGGNVLLLDEPTNDLDTETLAALEEALENFAGCAVVISHDRFFLDRLATHILAFEGDSHVEWFEGNFEAYEEDKIRRLGEGATRPHATTYKKLSR, from the coding sequence ATGGCCGCTCAATATAGTTTCGTGATGAAGGGTCTGACCAAGACCTATCCCGGCGCACAAAAGCCGACGCTCAACAACCTCAGCCTGCAATTCTATCCCGACGCCAAAATCGGCATCGTCGGCCCGAACGGCACGGGCAAGTCGACGCTGATGAAAATCATGGCGGGCATCGACAAGGATTTCGCTGGCGAGGCCTGGCCGGGCGAGGGGATCACCGTCGGCTATCTCGCGCAGGAGCCGCAGCTCGACCCGGCGAAGACAGTCAAGGAAAATGTCATGGACGGCGTTCGCCCGGTCGCCGACATGCTCGACCGCTTCAACGAGATCAGCGCGCTGATGGCCGATCCGCCCGCCGACGCCGACTTCGATGCGCTGATGGAGGAAATGGGCAGCCTGCAGGAAAAGATCGACGCGGTCGACGGCTGGACGCTCGACAACCAGCTCGAAATCGCGATGGAAGCGCTCCGCTGCCCGCCGGGCGACTGGAGCGTCGAGAATCTGTCGGGCGGCGAACGGCGCCGCATCGCGCTCACCCGCCTGCTGCTCGAAAAGCCCTCGATCCTGCTGCTCGACGAACCGACCAACCACCTTGACGCCGAAAGCGTCGCCTGGCTGGAAAAGCATCTCGTCGACTATCCGGGCAATGTCATCCTCGTCACCCACGACCGCTATTTCCTCGACAATGTCGTGAACTGGATCCTCGAACTCGATCGCGGACGTTATTTCGTCTACGAGGGCAATTATTCGACCTATCTTGAAAAGAAGGGCAAGCGGCTCGAACAGGAAGCGCGCGAGGATGCCGGCCGCCAGAAGGCCATCAGGGACGAGCTCGAATGGATCCGGCAGTCGCCAAAGGCGCGCCAGGCCAAGTCGAAGGCGCGTATCAAATCGTTCGATCAGCTTGTCGAAGCGCAGGAAAACCGCGCGCCCGGCAAGGCGCAGATCGTCATCCAGGTTCCCGAACGCCTCGGCGGCAAGGTGATCGAGGTCAACAATATCTCGAAGGCTTATGGCGACAAGCTGCTGTTCGAGGATCTGTCCTTCACTTTGCCGCCGGGCGGGATTGTCGGGGTTATCGGCCCCAACGGTGCGGGCAAGTCGACCTTGTTCAAGCTGATCACGGGGCAGGAACAGCCCGACAGCGGCAGCATCACCATCGGCGACACGGTGCGCCTCGGCTATGTCGACCAGAGCCGCGACGCGCTCGACCCGAACAAGAATGTCTGGGAGGAAATCTCGGGCGGCCATGACATGATGTCGATCGGCAAGCATGAGATGCAGACGCGCGCCTATGTCGGCGCGTTCAACTTCAAGGGCACCGACCAGCAGAAGAAGGTCGGCCAGCTGTCGGGCGGCGAACGCAACCGCGTCCATATGGCCAAGATGCTGAAACAGGGCGGCAACGTCCTGCTGCTCGACGAACCGACGAACGACCTCGACACCGAAACGCTCGCCGCGCTCGAAGAAGCGCTCGAAAACTTCGCGGGCTGCGCCGTGGTCATCAGCCACGACCGCTTCTTCCTCGATCGCCTCGCGACGCACATTCTGGCGTTCGAGGGCGACAGCCATGTCGAATGGTTCGAGGGCAATTTCGAGGCCTATGAGGAGGACAAGATCCGCCGCCTCGGCGAAGGCGCGACGCGGCCGCACGCGACGACCTACAAGAAATTGTCGCGCTGA
- a CDS encoding M20 family peptidase, translating into MGRRRTILFGGLAVVAIVAGTVAIRTATFAPADIADGSDIRLAAVPAYDLKAAAANLGAAVQIRTISHQDATENEIAEWDRLHRWLAATYPAAHKAMTREILPNRTLVYRWAGRDARRAPIILMAHQDVVPVTEGTEEDWKYPPFAGTIAENAVWGRGTVDDKGSLVALFEAIEALAKGGFVPERSIYLVSGHDEEVGGSGAAAAAALLKARGVRALYTLDEGSVVLRDTPVIDGPAILIGVAEKGYATLKVTAEAPGGHSSMPPAETGVTTLARAVLAITDDPFPIEMRGPGAAMVEALAAHKGGTTKMAVANQWLLGSVLKRQLSASPSSAAAFHTTIAPTMLEGSPKENVLPQTASALINYRIAPWNSSAEVMARARAAVGDAPVTLSWARPPDEPSRVSSTRSQGWKYVVAAARADAADAVVAPFLVVGATDSRSMGDVSEDVYRFMPMHFTLKETAMIHGTNEHMKIDSLRRMIDFYARLIATSAG; encoded by the coding sequence ATGGGCAGGCGGCGAACGATTTTATTCGGTGGTCTGGCGGTCGTTGCGATCGTCGCCGGGACCGTCGCGATCCGCACCGCAACCTTTGCGCCGGCCGACATTGCCGACGGCAGCGACATCCGGCTCGCTGCGGTGCCCGCCTACGACCTGAAGGCTGCGGCCGCGAACCTTGGCGCGGCGGTGCAGATCCGCACCATCTCGCATCAGGATGCCACGGAAAACGAGATTGCCGAATGGGACCGGCTGCACCGCTGGCTGGCGGCCACCTATCCGGCCGCGCATAAGGCGATGACGCGCGAGATATTGCCGAATCGCACGCTCGTCTATCGCTGGGCGGGGCGCGACGCACGGCGCGCGCCAATCATTCTGATGGCGCATCAGGACGTCGTCCCGGTAACCGAGGGGACCGAGGAGGACTGGAAATATCCGCCCTTCGCCGGCACGATCGCCGAAAATGCGGTCTGGGGCCGCGGCACCGTCGACGACAAAGGCTCGCTTGTCGCATTGTTCGAGGCGATCGAGGCGCTGGCGAAGGGCGGCTTTGTCCCCGAACGCAGCATTTACCTTGTATCGGGGCACGACGAGGAGGTGGGCGGATCGGGCGCGGCGGCTGCGGCGGCGCTGCTCAAGGCGCGAGGCGTGCGCGCGCTCTACACGCTCGACGAAGGCAGCGTCGTGCTGCGCGATACGCCGGTGATCGACGGCCCGGCGATCCTGATCGGGGTGGCCGAAAAGGGCTATGCTACGCTGAAAGTGACCGCCGAAGCACCCGGCGGGCACAGTTCGATGCCGCCCGCCGAAACCGGCGTCACGACGCTGGCGCGCGCGGTGCTCGCGATCACCGACGATCCGTTCCCGATCGAGATGCGCGGTCCCGGCGCCGCAATGGTCGAGGCGCTCGCGGCGCACAAGGGCGGGACGACCAAGATGGCGGTCGCGAACCAGTGGCTGCTGGGATCGGTGCTGAAACGGCAATTGTCGGCGTCACCCTCGTCGGCCGCGGCGTTCCACACAACGATCGCGCCGACGATGCTGGAGGGCAGCCCGAAGGAGAATGTGCTGCCGCAGACGGCGAGCGCACTCATCAACTATCGCATCGCGCCATGGAACAGCTCGGCCGAGGTGATGGCGCGCGCCAGGGCGGCGGTGGGCGATGCCCCCGTCACGCTGAGCTGGGCCAGGCCGCCCGACGAGCCTTCGCGCGTGTCTTCGACGCGTTCGCAGGGCTGGAAATATGTCGTCGCCGCCGCGCGCGCCGATGCCGCCGATGCCGTCGTCGCGCCCTTCCTCGTCGTCGGCGCGACCGACAGCCGCAGCATGGGCGACGTTTCCGAGGATGTGTATCGTTTCATGCCGATGCACTTCACGCTCAAGGAAACCGCGATGATTCACGGCACGAACGAGCATATGAAGATCGACAGCCTGCGACGGATGATCGATTTCTATGCGCGGCTGATTGCGACCTCGGCCGGGTGA
- a CDS encoding Lrp/AsnC family transcriptional regulator codes for MASQKFDQIDLQILGELQKNGRITNVELAQMVGLTAPPCLRRVRALEEAGVIRSYHADLDAAKLGYGITVFAMVSLRSQAEADLKAFEDYVGGLPEVRECYMLNGEIDFLLKVVARDLQSFQSFLTAHLTSAPNVTSVKTSLTIRTAKQLAGIPVEP; via the coding sequence ATGGCGAGTCAGAAATTCGATCAGATTGATCTGCAGATATTGGGCGAATTGCAGAAGAATGGGCGGATAACCAATGTCGAGCTTGCCCAGATGGTGGGTTTGACCGCTCCACCGTGCCTGCGCCGCGTGCGCGCGCTGGAAGAGGCGGGCGTCATCCGCTCCTATCATGCCGACCTTGACGCGGCGAAACTCGGCTATGGCATTACCGTGTTCGCGATGGTCAGCTTGCGCAGCCAGGCAGAAGCCGATCTGAAAGCGTTCGAGGATTATGTCGGCGGCCTGCCCGAAGTGCGCGAATGCTATATGCTGAACGGCGAAATCGACTTTCTTTTGAAGGTTGTGGCGCGCGACCTTCAAAGCTTTCAGTCCTTCCTGACCGCCCATCTCACTTCGGCGCCGAACGTTACCAGCGTCAAGACGTCGCTGACGATCCGCACCGCAAAACAGTTGGCGGGCATCCCCGTCGAGCCCTGA
- a CDS encoding DUF1467 family protein, whose translation MKWTSALAIFTLFWVFSAFFVLPFHGRRASDDAEPLVAGQDRGAPARFRPGRVVLQMTIVAAVAFAVYYVAYVNGWADPDVLTGRA comes from the coding sequence ATGAAATGGACGTCTGCGCTAGCGATCTTCACCCTCTTCTGGGTGTTCAGCGCCTTCTTCGTGCTGCCCTTCCATGGCCGCCGCGCGAGCGATGACGCCGAGCCTTTGGTCGCGGGCCAGGATCGCGGCGCCCCGGCGCGCTTTCGTCCGGGGCGTGTGGTGCTTCAGATGACGATCGTCGCGGCGGTCGCCTTTGCGGTTTATTACGTCGCCTATGTGAACGGCTGGGCCGATCCCGATGTGCTGACCGGGCGGGCGTGA
- a CDS encoding carbonic anhydrase, translating to MTHFADMIEGYRRFRNGGWQEQRDRWNELAEGQSPKVMVIACSDSRVEPSQIFDTNPGEIFVVRNVAALVPPFETTPGRHGVSAALEFAVQFLKVEEIVVMGHGLCGGCHAALHGTMAGAEPGRGGFIADWIALLDDASDEVRAEHSDLDSRDAGRAMEMAAVRVSIANLRTFPCIQEKEARGTLKLRGAFFAISDGVLHVMDEATGKFKPA from the coding sequence ATGACTCACTTTGCCGACATGATCGAGGGCTATCGCCGTTTCCGTAATGGTGGGTGGCAGGAACAGCGCGACCGCTGGAACGAGCTTGCCGAGGGGCAGTCACCCAAGGTGATGGTGATCGCCTGCTCCGACAGCCGCGTCGAACCGTCGCAGATTTTCGATACCAATCCGGGTGAAATCTTTGTTGTCCGCAATGTGGCCGCGCTTGTGCCGCCGTTTGAAACGACGCCCGGACGTCACGGCGTCTCGGCCGCACTGGAGTTTGCCGTGCAATTCCTGAAGGTCGAGGAAATCGTCGTCATGGGCCATGGCCTTTGCGGCGGCTGCCATGCGGCGCTGCATGGGACGATGGCGGGCGCCGAACCGGGTCGCGGCGGCTTTATCGCCGACTGGATCGCGCTGCTCGACGATGCGAGCGACGAGGTGCGGGCGGAGCATTCCGACCTCGACAGCCGCGACGCGGGCCGCGCGATGGAAATGGCGGCTGTGCGCGTCAGCATCGCGAATCTTCGCACTTTTCCCTGTATTCAGGAAAAGGAAGCGCGCGGGACGCTGAAACTGCGCGGCGCCTTTTTTGCGATCAGCGACGGGGTGCTGCATGTCATGGACGAAGCCACGGGCAAATTCAAACCGGCCTGA
- a CDS encoding histidine kinase dimerization/phospho-acceptor domain-containing protein, whose translation MIATILRQAPADRRTRITAWRQLTDILAQRGNQLAEEDVRRSLHALAVLRPHVPEDVRRDCARAIARHGRFAPLVAFYAHDVAAVSAAILREARLSEADWLALLPATNAMARSVLAGRRDLPEGVGRALAALGAASVALPHPARAATDDTLSAPTRRAEGVADAAPSQISELVRRIDKYQSRRSQPASARKPRRSFQFETGPDGVIHWADGITRGAIIGLSIADAAFGGEPGTDGAAAGAFRQRAEIVSARLWLEGMADEAGEWRFSALPWFDPATGQFRGYRGTARRPHHNETPYGRPQADDPGDSIRQLIHELRSPLNAISGFAQIISGQMFGPVSQSYRRMAETIVADAASVQAIIDDLEIAARRGHTVPDRESNETVDVAAIVKQVETDLAALLAEHRIELTLAHVGSGPFLGRASDADARRMIGRLLTALVDVCEPGGILVGQLVTDSPHDDMIQLRIVRPAAIRFADAADLLDPGFSPEGEAPGAAVLSLGFSLRLVDSLARAAGGRLDIGHNALTLHLPSATSKPETERELQQGE comes from the coding sequence ATGATCGCGACCATCTTGCGCCAGGCACCCGCCGACCGGCGTACGCGCATCACGGCCTGGCGGCAACTCACCGATATTCTGGCGCAGCGCGGCAATCAACTGGCGGAAGAGGATGTCCGGCGCAGCCTGCATGCGCTCGCCGTCCTGCGCCCGCATGTCCCGGAGGATGTTCGCCGCGATTGCGCGCGCGCGATCGCGCGCCATGGCCGCTTTGCGCCGCTCGTCGCCTTCTATGCCCATGACGTCGCGGCGGTGTCGGCGGCGATTCTGCGCGAGGCGCGCCTGAGCGAAGCCGACTGGCTCGCGCTGTTGCCCGCGACAAATGCCATGGCGCGATCGGTGCTGGCTGGACGCCGCGACCTGCCCGAAGGCGTCGGCCGCGCGCTGGCCGCGCTCGGCGCAGCGTCAGTGGCGCTGCCGCACCCGGCGCGGGCGGCGACGGACGACACGCTATCCGCGCCGACCCGGCGGGCTGAAGGCGTCGCCGACGCCGCGCCGAGTCAGATCAGCGAACTGGTGCGGCGGATCGACAAATATCAGTCGCGCCGCAGCCAGCCCGCATCGGCCCGAAAACCGCGGCGATCCTTCCAGTTCGAAACCGGCCCCGATGGCGTGATCCACTGGGCCGACGGCATCACCCGCGGCGCCATCATCGGTCTGTCGATCGCCGATGCGGCCTTTGGAGGCGAGCCCGGCACCGACGGCGCCGCGGCGGGCGCCTTTCGGCAGCGCGCCGAGATCGTCAGCGCGCGCCTGTGGCTGGAGGGAATGGCCGACGAAGCCGGCGAATGGCGCTTCTCCGCGCTGCCCTGGTTCGATCCGGCGACGGGGCAGTTCCGCGGCTATCGCGGTACCGCGCGGCGGCCGCACCACAATGAAACGCCTTATGGCCGACCACAGGCGGACGATCCGGGCGATTCGATCCGCCAGCTCATCCACGAGCTGCGCAGCCCGCTCAACGCCATATCGGGCTTTGCGCAGATCATCTCGGGCCAGATGTTCGGACCGGTCAGCCAATCCTATCGTAGAATGGCCGAAACGATCGTCGCCGACGCGGCGTCGGTGCAGGCGATCATCGACGACCTGGAGATCGCGGCGCGACGCGGTCATACGGTGCCCGACCGCGAGTCGAACGAAACGGTCGATGTCGCCGCGATCGTGAAGCAGGTCGAAACCGACCTCGCGGCGTTGCTGGCCGAACATCGCATCGAATTGACGTTGGCGCATGTCGGCAGCGGCCCCTTTCTGGGGCGCGCGAGCGATGCCGATGCGCGGCGGATGATCGGACGCCTGCTCACTGCGCTGGTCGATGTTTGCGAGCCGGGCGGGATCCTGGTCGGCCAGCTGGTGACCGATTCGCCGCATGACGACATGATCCAGCTGCGCATCGTGCGCCCGGCAGCGATCCGCTTTGCCGACGCCGCCGACCTGCTCGATCCCGGTTTCAGCCCCGAAGGCGAAGCGCCGGGCGCGGCCGTGCTCAGCCTCGGTTTTTCGCTCCGCCTCGTCGACAGTCTCGCCCGTGCGGCGGGGGGGCGTCTCGACATCGGGCATAACGCCTTGACCTTGCACCTGCCGTCCGCCACCTCGAAGCCCGAAACCGAACGGGAGCTCCAGCAGGGCGAGTAG
- a CDS encoding polysaccharide deacetylase family protein — translation MQPAGNFFAYPPASELIRLGDGERPRFWVTIDTEEDFDWDAPFARTGFALGSIPALADCQAYFERAAVRPIYLVDWPVVADDRAVDILRPACAAGRCEIGAQLHPWVTPPHDEEVNARNSYTGNLPVALQRAKMTVLRDAIGDRFGVAPTVYRAGRYGLGRESAAMLAALGFRCDTSVRSGFDYRAGHGPDYRAAPLHPWWVQTEAGPVLEMPVTTVFDGLLGRAGRALYHRVARSGSRAGAALARLGLVERIALTPEGIPADRAVRAIDIAIDARLPVLNFSFHSPSLQPGNTPYVRTAADLDHFYRWWDTVLDHLARRGVESTTGAEIMAMAERKAAD, via the coding sequence GTGCAGCCTGCGGGCAATTTCTTCGCATATCCGCCCGCGTCCGAGCTGATTCGGCTCGGCGATGGCGAGCGGCCGCGCTTCTGGGTGACGATCGACACCGAAGAGGATTTCGACTGGGATGCGCCCTTCGCGCGCACGGGATTTGCGCTCGGTTCGATCCCCGCGCTCGCCGATTGCCAGGCCTATTTCGAGCGCGCCGCCGTGCGGCCAATCTATCTGGTCGACTGGCCCGTCGTCGCCGACGACCGCGCAGTCGATATTCTGCGTCCCGCCTGTGCCGCTGGTCGCTGCGAAATCGGCGCGCAGCTTCATCCGTGGGTGACTCCGCCGCACGACGAGGAAGTGAATGCGCGCAACAGCTATACCGGCAACCTCCCGGTCGCGCTTCAACGCGCCAAAATGACAGTTCTGCGCGACGCCATCGGCGACCGATTCGGCGTTGCGCCGACGGTCTACCGCGCGGGTCGTTACGGCCTCGGCCGCGAAAGCGCCGCGATGCTTGCCGCACTCGGCTTTCGCTGCGACACGTCAGTGCGCTCGGGCTTCGACTATCGCGCCGGACATGGCCCGGATTATCGCGCGGCGCCGCTTCACCCCTGGTGGGTGCAGACGGAGGCCGGCCCGGTTCTCGAAATGCCGGTGACGACGGTGTTCGACGGGTTGCTGGGGCGGGCAGGGCGAGCGCTCTACCATCGCGTCGCACGCAGCGGTTCGCGCGCCGGGGCCGCGCTCGCGCGCCTCGGCCTTGTCGAGCGCATCGCGCTGACGCCCGAAGGCATACCCGCAGATCGCGCGGTCCGGGCGATAGACATCGCCATCGACGCGCGCCTGCCGGTGCTCAACTTTTCCTTTCATTCGCCGTCGCTCCAGCCGGGCAACACCCCCTATGTCCGCACGGCGGCGGACCTCGATCATTTTTATCGCTGGTGGGACACGGTGCTGGACCATCTCGCGCGGCGCGGGGTCGAATCGACAACAGGGGCCGAGATCATGGCGATGGCCGAACGAAAGGCCGCGGACTGA
- a CDS encoding type II toxin-antitoxin system RatA family toxin, translating to MPRHHETRDLPYSAEQMFALVTDIARYPEFLPWVVALRVRSDSEHEAVADMIVGFKGLRESFSCRVHKQRPCEVVVSYIDGPMKHLSNEWHFQPAAGGGCRVDFMVDFSFRNRMFEALAGQMFDKALRKMIAAFEARADELYNPDAQPPIIADSNPASDAAIGEGR from the coding sequence TTGCCCCGCCACCACGAAACGCGCGATCTGCCATACAGCGCCGAACAGATGTTCGCGCTGGTGACCGACATCGCACGCTATCCCGAGTTCCTGCCGTGGGTCGTCGCGCTGCGCGTTCGCAGCGACAGCGAGCATGAGGCGGTCGCGGACATGATCGTCGGCTTCAAGGGGCTGCGCGAGAGTTTTTCGTGCCGCGTCCACAAGCAGCGGCCGTGCGAGGTGGTCGTCAGCTATATCGACGGCCCGATGAAGCATCTCAGCAACGAATGGCATTTCCAGCCCGCCGCAGGCGGCGGCTGCCGCGTCGATTTCATGGTCGACTTCTCGTTCCGCAACCGGATGTTCGAGGCCCTCGCGGGACAGATGTTCGATAAGGCGCTGAGAAAGATGATCGCCGCGTTTGAAGCGCGCGCCGACGAACTTTACAATCCGGACGCGCAACCCCCGATCATCGCTGACAGCAATCCGGCATCAGATGCGGCGAT
- a CDS encoding PaaI family thioesterase encodes MDPTDKALRPGGLISGPTQMGFADMAAYALVLAHIGPVAMAVTSALNYQFLRPCSPGSLFADAHMLRLGKRLAVMDVRIWTDDPLKPVGQANVTYAIP; translated from the coding sequence ATGGACCCGACCGACAAGGCGCTGCGTCCCGGCGGGCTGATTTCGGGGCCGACGCAGATGGGCTTCGCCGACATGGCGGCCTATGCGCTCGTCCTCGCGCATATCGGGCCGGTGGCGATGGCGGTGACGAGCGCGCTCAATTACCAGTTTCTGCGGCCGTGCAGTCCGGGATCGCTGTTCGCCGACGCGCATATGCTGCGCCTCGGCAAGCGGCTCGCGGTCATGGACGTCCGTATCTGGACCGACGATCCGCTAAAGCCGGTCGGGCAAGCGAATGTGACTTACGCGATTCCGTGA